In a single window of the Sulfurimonas sp. hsl 1-7 genome:
- a CDS encoding zinc ribbon domain-containing protein: protein MKKEKSNSSIVFTILLYTVIIFPFFSMLLSYITTRYFLNIPILSDAIALSMLFLSLKYSLSYIDKNLEVKDPKKVFDISWKIFGAINLILLSIAISNNFTFYHIIYIFFYYWLKFLIFYEMTRRYFYSLLKDTNMLEYTEIDKKDEIMVYCRGCGKEIHESAEFCPHCGAPQNVSSTKTNSVTLFFVGLGWSIVLWFVSLFMIGFFIGLANPEDGAEIAGKFGEDYGLVLLLVSIIASTILTKLRILPGTGKKA, encoded by the coding sequence ATGAAAAAAGAAAAATCAAATAGCAGTATAGTTTTTACTATCTTACTTTATACAGTTATAATCTTTCCATTTTTTAGTATGTTATTATCATATATAACTACCAGATATTTTCTAAATATCCCTATTTTAAGTGATGCTATAGCACTATCCATGTTGTTTTTATCATTAAAATACTCCCTCTCTTATATAGATAAAAACTTAGAAGTAAAAGATCCTAAAAAGGTGTTTGATATTTCATGGAAAATATTTGGAGCAATTAATCTCATCTTATTATCTATTGCAATAAGTAATAATTTTACGTTCTATCATATAATATATATCTTTTTTTATTACTGGCTCAAATTTCTTATATTTTATGAAATGACAAGAAGATATTTTTATAGTTTACTCAAAGATACAAATATGCTAGAATACACAGAGATAGATAAAAAGGATGAAATCATGGTTTATTGTAGAGGTTGCGGTAAAGAGATTCATGAAAGTGCAGAATTCTGTCCCCATTGCGGTGCACCGCAAAATGTTTCATCAACGAAAACAAATTCGGTAACACTCTTTTTTGTAGGACTCGGTTGGTCTATAGTATTATGGTTTGTTTCATTATTTATGATTGGTTTTTTTATAGGTCTTGCAAATCCGGAAGATGGTGCTGAAATTGCAGGAAAGTTTGGTGAAGATTACGGACTTGTACTTTTATTGGTTTCTATAATTGCCTCTACAATACTTACAAAGCTTAGAATTCTTCCTGGAACTGGGAAAAAGGCTTAA
- the modA gene encoding molybdate ABC transporter substrate-binding protein, which translates to MKKLLLSFLLGCLTLSADQINIAVAANVSYAIDELKSEFAKLHPDTKVIVTLGSSGKLTAQIKNGAPYGLFMAANMKYPQSLYNDKIAITKPVVYAQGALAYLSDTKQDFSKGIDLLADKKIKKVAVANPKTAPYGKAAIEAMKNANIYDKIEQKFVFAESISQTVTYAVTAADIGLIAKSSLFSSKMKQYKKGVNWVAVDPKLYTPIKQGIVLLKDGAKNPEYKLFYDFILSKKAKDIFKSYGYIVE; encoded by the coding sequence ATGAAAAAACTATTATTATCGTTTTTGCTTGGTTGTTTAACACTGAGTGCAGATCAGATAAATATTGCAGTTGCAGCAAATGTAAGTTATGCTATTGATGAGTTAAAATCAGAGTTTGCTAAATTACATCCGGATACAAAAGTGATAGTGACACTTGGTAGTAGCGGTAAACTCACGGCACAAATAAAAAACGGCGCACCTTACGGTCTTTTTATGGCTGCAAACATGAAATATCCTCAGTCGCTTTACAATGATAAGATTGCTATTACAAAGCCTGTAGTATATGCACAGGGTGCTTTAGCTTACTTAAGTGATACAAAACAGGATTTTTCTAAAGGCATTGATCTACTTGCAGACAAAAAGATCAAAAAAGTTGCCGTAGCAAATCCTAAAACGGCACCATACGGAAAAGCTGCTATAGAAGCTATGAAAAATGCAAATATATATGATAAGATAGAACAAAAGTTTGTTTTTGCAGAATCGATTTCTCAAACTGTTACATATGCCGTTACAGCTGCAGATATCGGTTTAATCGCAAAATCTTCACTTTTCAGCAGTAAAATGAAGCAGTATAAAAAAGGGGTTAACTGGGTAGCTGTTGATCCTAAACTTTATACACCTATTAAACAAGGAATCGTTTTGTTAAAAGATGGAGCTAAAAACCCGGAATACAAACTATTTTATGACTTTATCTTAAGTAAAAAAGCAAAAGATATTTTCAAATCCTACGGTTACATTGTGGAGTAA
- the modD gene encoding ModD protein, producing the protein MRLSDHELWEYIREDIPYFDLTTHLLDPEVQNKQAILKIKTREDIVVACIEEAARIGELLGCTATYNINSGTLIKEGSSFLELQGDAKTLHQAWRVTQILLEYSCGMATAAYKMVQDIREVNDTCEIFVTRKSFPFAKRFVMRSLVCAGVLPHRLGLSESVLIFDNHRALYNTPDEFEAAIPKIKERCVEKKLVIESDSLEDAQKMLSLGADVIQMDKITPKLLQQLVEHKNEHYPQAKIIAAGGINKKNAKEYAATGINAIVTSSLYSAGLCDLTSDFTTL; encoded by the coding sequence ATGCGCTTATCAGACCATGAACTTTGGGAATATATTCGTGAAGACATTCCCTATTTTGATCTAACGACTCATCTGCTTGATCCTGAAGTTCAAAATAAGCAGGCCATTTTAAAGATCAAAACACGAGAAGATATTGTAGTAGCTTGTATAGAAGAGGCTGCACGTATAGGGGAGCTTTTAGGATGCACGGCAACTTATAACATAAACTCTGGAACTTTGATCAAAGAGGGGAGCAGTTTTTTAGAACTTCAAGGGGATGCAAAAACACTTCATCAAGCATGGAGAGTAACACAGATACTTTTAGAATACTCTTGTGGGATGGCTACGGCTGCATATAAGATGGTTCAAGATATTCGAGAAGTAAACGACACTTGTGAAATATTTGTTACACGTAAAAGCTTTCCGTTTGCAAAACGTTTTGTGATGCGCTCATTGGTTTGTGCTGGTGTCTTACCACATAGATTGGGTTTATCTGAGTCTGTTCTTATCTTTGATAATCATAGAGCACTTTACAATACACCTGATGAGTTTGAAGCAGCAATTCCAAAGATCAAAGAGCGTTGTGTAGAGAAAAAACTGGTGATCGAATCAGATTCGCTTGAAGATGCACAAAAAATGCTCTCTTTAGGTGCAGACGTAATTCAGATGGATAAAATTACACCGAAACTCTTACAGCAGCTAGTGGAGCATAAAAACGAACATTATCCTCAGGCAAAAATTATTGCTGCCGGAGGCATTAATAAAAAAAATGCCAAAGAGTACGCTGCTACAGGCATTAATGCCATTGTTACAAGTTCACTTTACTCTGCAGGACTTTGTGACCTCACAAGCGATTTTACAACTTTATAA
- a CDS encoding AAA family ATPase, protein MIERFYLKDYLSFKKTELNLNHGLIVFSGPSGSGKSILMESILSSVGLSSCDASICESSVTWDIDEEETGLENDEINVFKHTKKEKSRYFINNQAISKKSINSLTGKYLKHLSLRDFSDFENEGLLSILDHKIGSKALKCKEEYQETYREYISVKKELEVIEDEEKRIVELKEFAQFEIDKIVNVNPKAGEDEELLEIKKELSKKEKALDVIGNANEIFNFEHLVSSALDTLDVESSFFDDAMNELRSVLESAEERFSALDEVDVEDVLNRIEELSELKRRYGSIEEALEYKEQKLQELEKYENIEVQKGDLQQRFEKLEQQVYTLADTLSSLREKALKNFTKELNSYLKQLYLRDAEISLTKEKLTPNGQDILSIRLNNTELSKISTGEFNRLRLAVLALKSESIENLGGVLMLDEIDANLSGEESMSVAKVLKKLTKNFQIFVISHQPQLTSMGDQHFLVYKDGNISKTKELNFEEKVDEIARIISGDTISNEAKSFAQELLEANI, encoded by the coding sequence GTGATAGAAAGATTTTACTTAAAAGACTACCTTAGTTTTAAAAAGACAGAACTGAATCTCAATCATGGACTTATTGTATTTTCTGGACCGAGCGGTAGCGGAAAATCTATATTAATGGAGTCTATTCTCTCCTCTGTGGGTCTTAGCTCATGTGATGCCAGTATATGTGAAAGCAGTGTAACATGGGATATAGATGAGGAGGAAACAGGACTTGAAAATGATGAAATCAATGTATTTAAACATACAAAAAAAGAGAAATCACGATACTTTATAAATAATCAGGCGATCTCTAAAAAATCTATCAACTCCCTTACAGGTAAATACCTGAAACACTTAAGCCTACGAGATTTTAGTGATTTTGAAAATGAGGGACTTTTATCTATACTCGATCATAAAATAGGCTCTAAAGCTTTAAAATGTAAAGAGGAATATCAAGAAACTTACCGTGAATATATAAGTGTAAAAAAAGAGCTCGAAGTTATTGAAGATGAGGAGAAACGGATTGTTGAGCTTAAAGAGTTTGCACAGTTTGAGATAGACAAAATCGTAAATGTAAACCCTAAAGCAGGCGAAGATGAAGAGCTTTTAGAGATCAAAAAAGAACTCTCTAAAAAAGAGAAAGCACTTGATGTAATTGGAAATGCCAATGAGATCTTTAATTTCGAACATTTAGTTTCTTCGGCACTTGATACTTTAGATGTTGAAAGCTCATTTTTTGATGATGCTATGAATGAGCTTCGATCAGTATTAGAGAGTGCTGAAGAGCGTTTTTCTGCTCTTGATGAAGTGGATGTAGAGGATGTTCTAAACAGGATAGAAGAACTAAGTGAACTTAAACGCAGATACGGTTCTATAGAAGAAGCCTTGGAGTATAAAGAGCAAAAACTGCAAGAGCTGGAAAAATATGAAAATATAGAGGTTCAAAAAGGGGATCTGCAACAACGGTTTGAAAAGCTAGAACAGCAGGTCTATACTCTTGCGGATACATTAAGTAGTTTAAGGGAAAAAGCGCTTAAAAACTTTACAAAAGAGCTAAATAGCTACTTGAAACAGCTTTACCTCAGAGATGCAGAGATCAGCTTAACAAAAGAGAAATTGACACCAAACGGACAAGATATACTGAGTATAAGACTCAACAATACTGAACTTTCAAAAATCAGTACGGGTGAGTTTAATAGACTTCGCTTGGCAGTACTTGCTCTTAAATCTGAAAGTATAGAAAATTTAGGCGGAGTGTTGATGCTTGATGAGATAGATGCAAACCTTAGTGGAGAAGAGTCTATGAGTGTGGCAAAAGTACTCAAAAAATTGACAAAAAACTTCCAAATATTTGTTATTTCTCACCAACCGCAGCTTACATCTATGGGTGATCAGCACTTTTTAGTCTATAAAGATGGTAATATTTCAAAAACAAAAGAGTTAAACTTTGAAGAAAAAGTTGATGAGATAGCTCGTATCATAAGCGGTGATACTATCTCTAACGAAGCAAAAAGTTTTGCTCAAGAATTACTAGAGGCAAATATATGA
- a CDS encoding TatD family hydrolase, with translation MIIDTHIHLDNERYDEDLEEVLARAREGGVKKFIIPGADPATLDKAIEITKKYEDVYFSVGVHPYDMESFSEDIFHNYLGHEKCVAVGECGLDYFRLEGSDEEKDLIKQKQKEVFVAQIRLAREYKKPLIVHVRDASNDSKTILLENKAGEVGGVLHCFNADEQLLSLAKENFYFGIGGVLTFKNAKKLVNVLPKIPQEKLVIETDGPYLTPTPHRGERNEPLYTNFVAQKMAELLEVDIKSIEELTTNNAQKLFHI, from the coding sequence ATGATTATAGATACACATATACATTTAGACAACGAACGCTATGATGAAGATCTCGAAGAGGTTTTAGCACGTGCCAGAGAGGGTGGGGTAAAGAAGTTTATCATCCCTGGTGCAGATCCTGCGACACTTGACAAAGCGATAGAAATAACAAAAAAATATGAAGATGTTTATTTTTCGGTTGGTGTACATCCTTACGATATGGAGAGCTTCAGCGAAGATATTTTTCATAACTATCTAGGTCATGAAAAGTGTGTAGCTGTCGGTGAATGCGGATTGGATTACTTCCGTTTAGAGGGAAGTGATGAGGAGAAAGATCTCATCAAACAAAAGCAAAAAGAGGTGTTCGTAGCCCAGATTCGTCTCGCTCGTGAGTATAAAAAACCTTTAATTGTACACGTTCGTGATGCTTCTAACGATTCAAAAACAATTCTTTTAGAAAACAAAGCCGGAGAAGTTGGTGGAGTGCTACACTGTTTTAATGCCGACGAGCAGCTGCTATCCCTTGCAAAAGAGAACTTCTATTTTGGTATCGGTGGTGTACTTACTTTTAAAAATGCCAAAAAGCTTGTGAATGTTTTACCAAAGATTCCGCAAGAGAAACTTGTGATCGAGACTGACGGTCCATACCTTACTCCAACTCCACATAGAGGTGAGAGAAATGAACCGCTTTATACTAATTTTGTAGCACAAAAGATGGCGGAATTGTTAGAAGTAGATATAAAAAGTATTGAAGAACTTACAACAAATAATGCCCAAAAACTCTTTCATATTTAA
- a CDS encoding lytic transglycosylase domain-containing protein, with protein MIKYFLSLLIPIFLSANLTYDVNYDKELNVLSSFDIDGSFLYDPIMNNMKNRTLAKDKHFFKAMENAYLFIPAIKSTLSKYNVPQEFLYLAMAESNFRTKAYSNKRAAGLWQFMPGTAKHFQLHIDEYTDERRDPIKSTEAAAKYLSSLHKRFGKWYLAAIAYNCGGGRLSRAIKDAGTDDLNVLLDEEKKYIPKESRYYIRKIVALSLIGSDEYYLLKSEYEYLLNRANAYSLATIKLSSGESLERISKLLGLPLAELKKLNRHLKYDFVPPYAKGYDIYIPYIKLSEFKQKYQSEPIKNIYKVHKVTKGDNLSYIGKKYGVSYKVIKDFNNLKTSSLRINQKLIIPIPKRSSKQKIDTKHYYIVKKGDSLESISKTHKISIQNIRSQNNISGSLIKIGDRLKLYE; from the coding sequence ATGATCAAATATTTTTTATCTCTTTTAATACCGATATTTTTATCTGCAAATTTAACATATGATGTAAATTATGACAAAGAACTTAATGTTCTTAGCTCATTTGATATAGATGGTTCTTTTCTTTATGATCCGATTATGAATAACATGAAGAACAGAACTCTCGCAAAGGATAAGCACTTCTTTAAAGCGATGGAGAATGCATATCTTTTTATCCCTGCGATTAAAAGTACACTCTCAAAATACAATGTACCTCAAGAGTTTTTATATCTTGCAATGGCGGAGTCAAATTTTAGAACAAAAGCCTACTCAAACAAAAGAGCAGCAGGGTTATGGCAGTTTATGCCTGGTACTGCAAAGCACTTTCAACTTCACATAGATGAATATACGGATGAGAGACGCGATCCGATAAAATCAACTGAAGCGGCAGCAAAATATCTCTCATCTTTACACAAACGTTTCGGTAAGTGGTATCTCGCTGCCATTGCATACAACTGTGGTGGAGGAAGACTTAGCCGTGCTATTAAAGATGCCGGGACAGATGATCTTAATGTACTCCTTGATGAAGAGAAGAAATATATCCCTAAAGAGAGTAGATACTACATTAGAAAGATTGTTGCTTTATCACTTATTGGGAGTGATGAATACTATCTTTTAAAAAGTGAATACGAGTATCTTTTAAACAGAGCAAATGCTTATTCTCTTGCTACTATTAAACTCTCTAGCGGTGAGTCTTTAGAGCGTATTTCTAAACTTTTAGGGCTCCCTTTAGCAGAGTTAAAAAAGCTTAACAGACACCTGAAGTATGACTTTGTTCCCCCTTATGCAAAAGGGTATGATATCTATATTCCGTATATCAAACTTTCGGAATTTAAACAAAAGTATCAATCTGAACCGATTAAAAACATCTATAAAGTTCACAAAGTGACAAAAGGCGACAACCTTTCATACATTGGGAAAAAATACGGTGTATCATATAAGGTTATTAAAGATTTTAACAATCTGAAAACTTCTAGTTTACGTATAAACCAGAAACTGATTATCCCAATACCGAAAAGAAGTTCTAAACAAAAAATAGATACAAAGCACTACTATATAGTGAAAAAGGGTGATTCTTTAGAGTCAATCTCTAAAACACATAAGATTAGTATCCAAAATATACGTTCTCAAAATAATATTAGCGGTTCACTAATCAAAATCGGCGATAGGTTAAAATTGTATGAATAA
- a CDS encoding septal ring lytic transglycosylase RlpA family protein, producing MNKKYLYLLLSVGIVFAGCSTRGKGAYRSTNFTPVQNYSANSSSYSANPSQKTYTHPTMRPYVVRGIKYYPSVVSVGDDFIGTASWYGPNFHGKLTSNGETYNMWDMTAAHKTLPMNTIVKVTNRRNGKVTVVRVNDRGPFVDNRIIDLSKAAANKLDMIGTGTAPVKLEVLGFAGKGTKRTPATKKELDYELKNSPKTMDMDNFSLQIGSFSKIDGALKTQEKFDNTDGYHTLIKDVDTQNGRIFKVVLSGFKSEQEARDYKALGKFEHAFILRED from the coding sequence ATGAATAAAAAATATCTTTATCTTTTATTATCTGTGGGTATAGTTTTCGCAGGGTGTAGTACAAGAGGAAAGGGTGCTTACAGAAGTACAAACTTCACTCCGGTACAAAACTACTCGGCAAACAGCAGCAGCTATAGTGCAAACCCTAGTCAAAAAACATATACACACCCAACAATGAGACCCTATGTTGTTAGAGGTATTAAATACTATCCGAGCGTTGTAAGTGTAGGTGACGACTTTATCGGTACTGCAAGCTGGTACGGGCCAAATTTTCACGGTAAACTCACTTCAAACGGTGAAACTTACAATATGTGGGATATGACGGCTGCACATAAAACACTGCCGATGAACACGATTGTAAAAGTAACAAACAGACGTAACGGTAAAGTGACGGTTGTAAGAGTAAACGACAGAGGACCTTTTGTAGATAACAGAATCATAGATCTTTCAAAAGCAGCGGCAAACAAGCTAGATATGATAGGTACAGGAACTGCACCTGTAAAACTTGAAGTTTTAGGCTTTGCCGGTAAGGGTACAAAAAGAACTCCTGCAACGAAAAAAGAGCTCGATTATGAGTTGAAAAACTCTCCAAAAACAATGGATATGGATAATTTCTCGTTACAGATCGGCTCATTTTCAAAGATAGACGGTGCACTCAAAACACAAGAGAAGTTTGATAATACGGACGGTTATCATACACTGATAAAAGATGTAGATACACAAAACGGCAGAATATTCAAAGTAGTACTTAGCGGATTTAAAAGTGAACAAGAAGCAAGGGACTATAAAGCCCTTGGGAAATTTGAACATGCATTTATATTAAGAGAGGATTAG